The following are encoded in a window of Amaranthus tricolor cultivar Red isolate AtriRed21 chromosome 2, ASM2621246v1, whole genome shotgun sequence genomic DNA:
- the LOC130805600 gene encoding uncharacterized mitochondrial protein AtMg00810-like encodes MLVGKLINLSHTKPDISYAIRVVSRFMHLPQVPHMDVVMRILKYLMGTSSRGVFFRKNGHFNLMAYIDADWAGDRDIRKFTLGYFTLVGGNLVTKRSKNQKVVALLSLEEEFRGIAKGITEILWLMKLLFELKFPTKEACKLFL; translated from the coding sequence ATGTTGGTGGGAAAACTCATCAACCTATCCCATACTAAACCCGATATTTCATATGCTATTAGGGTAGTTAGTAGATTCATGCATCTCCCACAAGTACCACATATGGATGTAGTAATGAGGATTCTTAAATATTTGATGGGTACTAGTAGTAGAGGGGTCTTCTTTAGGAAAAATGGTCACTTCAATCTTATGGCTTACAtagatgcagattgggcaggtGATCGGGATATTAGAAAGTTTACCTTAGGGTACTTTACTCTGGTAGGAGGGAACCTAGTCACAAAGAGAAGTAAGAATCAGAAGGTAGTAGCTCTATTAAGTCTCGAGGAAGAGTTTAGAGGAATAGCCAAAGGAATAACAGAGATTTTATGGCTCATGAAActcttgtttgaattgaaattcCCTACAAAGGAAGCTTGTAAACTATTCTTGTAA